Proteins found in one Stigmatopora nigra isolate UIUO_SnigA chromosome 15, RoL_Snig_1.1, whole genome shotgun sequence genomic segment:
- the tbc1d16 gene encoding TBC1 domain family member 16 isoform X2, which translates to MQHSASSASSLDSNGQSQGARWEEQQKVLALEQLCGVFRVDLGHMRSLRLFFSDEACTGGQLVIASRESQYKVLHFHHAGLDKLAEVFQQWKCCRETQLKDQVSNEKSCMHFSIQRSTLPSAESHPEEKLYRRLDVTTWLRHLNHNGQVEEEYKLRKAIFFGGIDPSIRGEVWPFLLHYYSYDSTSQEREAWRLQKRTRYHDIQQRRLSMSPEEHSEFWRKVQFTVDKDVVRTDRSNQFFRGENNPNVEIMRRVLLNYAVFNPDMGYCQGMSDLVAPLLTEIQDESDTFWCFVGLMENTIFISSPRDEDMERQLMYLRELLRLMLPDFHRHLTALGEDGLQLLFCHRWILLCFKREFPDTDALRMWEACWAHYQTDYFHLFLCVAIIVVYGEDVTEQQLATDQMLLHFSNLSMHMNGELVLRKARSLLYQFRLLPRIPCSLHDLCKLCGPGMWDSRYIPAVECSGEHPDSQSCPYGGTSVPRPTSPKPSRGAKSRDIFTFRKQS; encoded by the exons ATGCAGCACTCGGCGAGCTCCGCCTCCAGCTTAGACAGCAACGGTCAATCGCAGGGCGCGCGATGGGAGGAGCAGCAGAAGGTGCTGGCGCTGGAGCAGCTGTGCGGCGTGTTCCGGGTAGATCTGGGTCACATGAGGTCGCTGCGTCTGTTCTTCAG TGACGAAGCGTGCACCGGCGGCCAGCTGGTGATCGCCAGTCGAGAGAGTCAATACAAGGTTCTACACTTTCACCACGCTGGCCTGGATAAACTTGCCGAAGTTTTCCAGCAGTGGAAATGCTGCAGGGAGACGCAGCTTAAAGACCAG GTGTCAAACGAAAAGTCCTGCATGCACTTTTCCATCCAGAGGTCCACGCTGCCTTCAGCCGAGAGTCACCCAGAGGAGAAGCTCTACCGGAGGTTGGATGTCACCACTTGGTTACGACATCTCAATCACAACGGCCAGGTGGAAGAAGAATATAAACTACGCAAG GCAATTTTCTTTGGGGGTATCGACCCATCCATCCGTGGCGAGGTGTGGCCCTTCCTGTTACACTACTACAGTTATGACTCCACTTCGCAAGAGAGGGAAGCTTGGAGGCTACAGAAGCGGACACGTTATCATGACATCCAGCAGAGGAG GTTGTCCATGAGTCCAGAGGAACATAGCGAGTTTTGGAGGAAAGTCCAGTTCACCGTGGACAAGGACGTGGTGAGGACTGACCGCAGTAACCAGTTCTTCAGGGGAGAGAATAACCCCAATGTGGAGATCATGCG gcGTGTCCTCCTCAACTATGCCGTGTTTAACCCGGACATGGGTTACTGCCAAGGCATGTCGGACCTTGTGGCCCCCCTCTTGACAGAAATCCAGGACGAAAGCGATACTTTTTGGTGCTTTGTGGGCCTCATGGAGAATACCATCTTCATCAGCTCGCCACGGGACGAGGACATGGAGAGGCAGCTG ATGTACCTGCGGGAGCTCCTACGTCTAATGCTGCCCGACTTCCACCGGCACTTGACAGCGCTGGGCGAGGACGGCCTCCAGCTGCTTTTCTGCCACCGCTGGATCCTCCTGTGCTTCAAGCGCGAGTTTCCTGACACAGACGCGCTTCGCATGTGGGAAGCCTGCTGGGCTCACTACCAG ACGGATTACTTCCACCTGTTCTTGTGCGTGGCCATCATCGTGGTCTACGGCGAGGATGTGACGGAGCAGCAACTGGCCACCGACCAAATGCTGCTACACTTCAGCAACCTGTCTATGCACATGAATGGAGAGCTGGTATTACGCAAG GCACGAAGCCTCCTCTACCAGTTCCGCCTCCTTCCCAGAATCCCGTGCAGCCTTCATGACCTGTGTAAACTATGCGGGCCGGGTATGTGGGATAGCCGCTACATCCCTGCCGTGGAGTGTTCCGGCGAGCACCCAGACTCGCAAAGCTGCCCTTACGGGGGCACGTCGGTGCCCAGGCCCACCTCGCCTAAGCCTTCCAGAGGTGCCAAATCTCGAGATATTTTCACCTTTAGGAAACAGTCCTGA